The proteins below are encoded in one region of Neorhodopirellula lusitana:
- a CDS encoding M20/M25/M40 family metallo-hydrolase gives MELTAIPGRSGEEADVAATITRWLVDAGVDPKCIEQDQANQSSRIGGNCGNMIVTLPGDDSLPRVMLSAHMDTVPVCLGAKPILVDGDELEGSESESGDTRGEAGAGKETGARKIVKSSADTGLGADDRAGCAVVVNAIENRMQWAKDHPGEPLPPAVCTFLIQEEIGLVGARHLDGTRVGKVDLAFNFDGGTMDKIRHGAIGGERMQIVVRGFASHAGVAPEKGVNAIVIAAKAIASLEERGLMGLIEQDGKRGTTNVGVIQGGEATNVVTPEVFVRVEARSHDGEFRTWIVSQIRQAFEQAATEVTDVSGRCGKIEFTSQVDYEAFKLSEDHPSVQKATQLLAELGYNAVCEVANGGLDANWLYQHGIEAVTLGCGQAAIHTVDEHLLVDHYFAACRLATRVLTEASA, from the coding sequence ATGGAATTGACCGCCATTCCCGGACGTAGCGGTGAAGAGGCGGATGTTGCCGCGACGATCACGCGATGGCTGGTGGATGCCGGAGTGGACCCGAAGTGCATCGAACAGGATCAAGCGAATCAGTCCAGCCGCATTGGCGGGAATTGCGGCAACATGATTGTCACTCTGCCCGGTGATGATTCGTTGCCCAGAGTGATGCTTTCGGCACACATGGATACGGTGCCCGTGTGCTTAGGAGCGAAGCCCATTTTGGTGGATGGAGACGAACTGGAAGGCAGTGAATCGGAAAGCGGTGACACGAGAGGCGAAGCCGGGGCCGGTAAAGAAACGGGGGCCAGGAAGATTGTGAAGTCGTCCGCGGATACCGGTTTGGGGGCCGATGACCGGGCCGGATGTGCGGTGGTCGTGAACGCGATCGAGAACCGCATGCAGTGGGCCAAGGACCACCCGGGCGAGCCACTGCCTCCTGCCGTTTGTACGTTCTTGATACAGGAAGAGATTGGATTGGTGGGTGCCCGGCATCTTGATGGGACGCGGGTCGGCAAGGTTGACTTGGCGTTCAACTTTGATGGCGGCACGATGGACAAGATCCGTCACGGTGCCATCGGTGGTGAACGGATGCAGATTGTCGTTCGTGGATTCGCCTCGCACGCTGGGGTGGCTCCCGAGAAGGGGGTGAACGCCATCGTGATTGCGGCAAAGGCGATCGCTAGCCTGGAAGAACGTGGTTTGATGGGCTTGATCGAGCAAGACGGAAAACGTGGCACCACCAACGTGGGCGTGATTCAGGGTGGGGAGGCGACCAATGTGGTGACCCCCGAGGTGTTTGTCCGGGTGGAAGCTCGTAGTCACGATGGAGAGTTTCGAACCTGGATCGTGTCGCAGATTCGCCAGGCGTTCGAACAGGCCGCGACGGAGGTGACGGACGTTAGTGGACGCTGCGGGAAGATCGAGTTTACAAGTCAAGTTGACTACGAAGCATTCAAACTATCGGAGGATCATCCGTCGGTGCAAAAGGCAACCCAATTGCTAGCGGAACTGGGCTACAATGCCGTTTGTGAAGTGGCCAACGGCGGCTTGGATGCCAACTGGTTGTATCAGCATGGGATCGAGGCGGTGACGCTGGGTTGTGGCCAGGCAGCGATTCATACGGTCGACGAGCACTTGTTGGTTGATCACTACTTCGCGGCTTGCCGATTGGCGACTCGCGTTTTGACGGAAGCGTCTGCTTAG
- a CDS encoding PQQ-binding-like beta-propeller repeat protein, with the protein MKTIVALIALLITSLSAATSLAQESTQQYRHWTTSSGRRSDVRLKLIERTTDSIRLQREDNQKIAVLPLQQLSQADLNFLNRLTSNSPTPQATPPQTTPSSASESDWPQWRGSNRDGVSTETNLLDQWPSGGPNLDWTVTGIGEGYSTPAVSNGHVFVLGAKGNSEQMFCLSAVNGNEVWSAPLGKKANGGGYPGPRGTPTVDGDRVYAIGSDGTLVSVNRANGTIAWKKNLKADFGGRCGHWDYAESPLIDGDRLICTPGGERATVVALRKSNGMPIWQGSAAELNGGYTTASYASPIAATINGQPQYIVFLHGGVVGFDAKTGRGLWHYDAPANDTANCSTPLVIGNAVFAASGYGTGGGKAILTGKDQNWNTREEFFVQKFESHHGGFVFLDGYLYGTNNSVLLCVDWKTGDIRWQNRCVGKGSISAADGMLYVRGERGDIALVKATPNGYEESGRFSQPDRSDKNAWPHPVIANGNLYIRDQDRLLSFHIR; encoded by the coding sequence ATGAAAACGATTGTCGCACTCATCGCGTTGCTGATCACCAGTTTATCGGCAGCCACCTCGCTGGCCCAAGAATCAACACAGCAATACCGGCACTGGACCACCTCATCGGGACGACGTTCGGACGTTCGCCTTAAACTGATCGAGCGGACCACGGACTCGATTCGGCTTCAACGCGAAGACAACCAGAAGATCGCTGTCCTGCCGCTCCAACAACTTAGCCAAGCCGATTTAAACTTCCTGAATCGACTCACGTCAAACAGCCCAACTCCTCAAGCGACTCCTCCACAAACCACCCCATCCAGCGCCTCCGAATCGGATTGGCCGCAGTGGCGAGGGTCCAATCGAGACGGCGTCAGCACCGAAACCAACCTACTGGATCAATGGCCTAGTGGTGGCCCCAACCTCGACTGGACTGTCACCGGGATCGGCGAAGGCTACTCAACACCCGCGGTCAGCAATGGACACGTTTTTGTCCTGGGCGCGAAAGGCAACTCCGAACAAATGTTCTGCCTTTCGGCTGTCAACGGCAACGAAGTTTGGTCGGCTCCCTTGGGCAAGAAAGCCAACGGCGGTGGTTACCCAGGTCCCCGTGGGACCCCAACCGTCGATGGCGATCGAGTGTACGCGATCGGCAGCGATGGAACTCTGGTTTCAGTCAACCGGGCCAACGGCACCATCGCCTGGAAGAAGAATCTCAAAGCGGATTTCGGCGGGCGATGCGGGCACTGGGATTACGCCGAATCGCCACTCATTGATGGAGACCGGTTGATCTGCACTCCCGGTGGCGAACGGGCCACCGTGGTTGCCCTCCGCAAATCCAACGGCATGCCCATCTGGCAAGGCTCCGCTGCCGAACTCAACGGTGGTTACACGACGGCCTCTTACGCTTCCCCTATCGCCGCGACGATCAATGGGCAACCACAATACATCGTTTTCCTCCACGGTGGCGTGGTTGGGTTCGACGCAAAAACCGGCCGTGGCCTTTGGCACTACGACGCCCCTGCCAACGACACCGCCAACTGCTCCACGCCGCTAGTGATTGGCAACGCCGTGTTCGCTGCCAGCGGATATGGAACCGGCGGCGGGAAAGCAATCCTGACTGGCAAGGACCAAAACTGGAACACGCGAGAAGAGTTCTTTGTCCAGAAATTTGAAAGCCATCACGGCGGATTCGTATTCCTCGACGGGTATCTTTACGGCACCAACAACAGCGTTCTCCTGTGCGTCGATTGGAAAACCGGCGACATCCGTTGGCAAAATCGCTGCGTCGGCAAAGGCTCCATCTCCGCTGCCGACGGCATGCTCTACGTACGCGGCGAGCGAGGCGACATCGCCCTGGTCAAAGCCACCCCCAACGGCTACGAAGAATCTGGCCGCTTCAGTCAGCCCGACCGCAGTGACAAAAACGCATGGCCCCACCCTGTCATCGCCAACGGAAACCTCTACATCCGCGACCAAGACCGCCTGCTAAGCTTCCACATCCGTTAA
- a CDS encoding DUF167 domain-containing protein yields the protein MIQIQPTAHGCTLTIRVTPKAKRAAIGGAHDGALKVAVTVVPEDGKANKAVIAAISKRLGVSKSSIEIINGQTNRVKTLSIAGIQPAELREMLADCIN from the coding sequence ATGATCCAGATCCAGCCTACCGCCCACGGTTGCACCCTCACCATCCGAGTCACGCCCAAAGCCAAACGGGCTGCGATTGGCGGTGCCCACGATGGGGCGTTGAAAGTAGCGGTGACAGTCGTCCCCGAAGACGGAAAAGCAAACAAGGCTGTCATCGCGGCGATCTCCAAACGACTCGGCGTCAGCAAATCCAGCATCGAAATCATCAACGGCCAAACCAACCGAGTCAAAACACTCTCGATCGCCGGCATCCAACCCGCAGAACTACGCGAGATGCTGGCTGACTGCATCAACTGA
- a CDS encoding PP2C family protein-serine/threonine phosphatase, with translation MSDSWQSGVKVAELTHVGMRRANNQDSFAVMVAESADRFERRGHLFVVADGMGAHAAGELASKIASEQIAMRYISSHESEVGQALGEAVHFANTAIFERGQSNPDFHNMGTTASSLVLCGGQGYVAHVGDSRVYRLRDHTLEQLTFDHSLVWEMEASGQVDSDSPLGKAIPKNVITRSLGPGEHVMVDLEGPFDVQIGDRYLLCSDGLTGQIEDEDLAVLMDCLSIDKIAPVLIDLANLRGGPDNITVIVVDVTGENVAEAGVADSASVEASGPRWSPVHSSRMLLAATGICWFGAIGFGVSVALGHPRMIGSAIVAFVLGAIAISVWFSGILGTGDKRQALKTRRRKSGSQPSASQVAGLATYDSGLEASEIASGTGPYRFYSADHHQALCKNLNGVLAELKNTSDQHHWLLDWSEVDAIESQALQAQGEGHWEEAVVQYCNAALEAMVLLRRHQDDSASDTAVDL, from the coding sequence TTGTCTGATTCTTGGCAGTCTGGTGTGAAAGTCGCGGAGTTGACGCATGTGGGCATGCGCCGCGCCAATAATCAGGATTCGTTTGCAGTGATGGTGGCGGAGTCCGCGGATCGCTTTGAGCGACGTGGGCATCTTTTCGTTGTTGCCGACGGCATGGGGGCACACGCGGCCGGCGAGCTGGCCTCCAAAATCGCCAGCGAACAGATCGCGATGCGCTATATCAGTTCCCATGAAAGTGAAGTGGGGCAAGCGCTGGGCGAAGCAGTCCATTTCGCCAATACAGCTATTTTCGAGCGTGGTCAGAGCAACCCTGACTTTCACAACATGGGGACAACGGCCAGTTCGTTGGTGTTGTGTGGTGGGCAGGGATACGTCGCCCATGTCGGTGATTCGCGGGTTTATCGCTTGCGAGACCACACGCTGGAACAATTGACGTTCGATCACTCGTTGGTGTGGGAGATGGAAGCGAGTGGCCAAGTCGATAGCGATAGTCCGCTCGGTAAGGCGATTCCTAAAAACGTGATCACTCGTTCGCTTGGTCCCGGCGAGCATGTGATGGTGGACTTAGAGGGGCCGTTTGATGTGCAGATTGGCGATCGATATCTGCTTTGCAGTGACGGTTTGACCGGCCAGATCGAGGACGAGGATCTCGCGGTCCTGATGGATTGTTTGTCGATCGACAAGATCGCTCCGGTTTTGATCGATTTGGCCAACCTGCGAGGTGGGCCGGACAACATTACCGTGATTGTGGTTGATGTGACGGGTGAGAACGTGGCGGAGGCGGGTGTTGCCGATTCGGCTTCCGTCGAGGCATCGGGTCCCCGTTGGAGTCCCGTTCATTCGTCTCGCATGTTGTTGGCCGCGACGGGGATCTGTTGGTTTGGTGCGATTGGATTTGGAGTTTCGGTCGCGTTGGGCCATCCGCGGATGATCGGTTCGGCAATCGTGGCCTTTGTACTGGGGGCGATCGCTATCTCGGTTTGGTTCAGTGGCATCTTAGGCACTGGCGACAAGCGTCAAGCATTGAAGACACGGCGGCGTAAATCGGGGAGTCAGCCTTCGGCCAGCCAAGTGGCCGGTCTAGCGACCTACGATTCCGGCTTGGAGGCATCGGAAATCGCCAGCGGAACGGGTCCGTATCGGTTTTACAGTGCCGACCACCATCAAGCGTTGTGCAAGAACTTGAATGGAGTGCTGGCGGAGTTGAAGAACACGTCCGATCAGCACCACTGGTTGTTGGATTGGAGCGAGGTGGACGCAATTGAAAGCCAGGCGTTGCAAGCTCAGGGTGAGGGGCACTGGGAAGAAGCTGTTGTGCAGTACTGCAATGCGGCCTTGGAAGCGATGGTTTTGTTGCGTCGGCACCAAGACGATTCGGCTAGTGACACAGCAGTCGATCTGTAG
- a CDS encoding heavy metal translocating P-type ATPase: protein MPHPQTLQRKIHGLDCVEEVSMLKRELVPLLGGDERLSFDLLNAKLTIDLTGSSTSQTEIQAAIDRTGLRSEPWNDSGDRDDANTDIPWYHRRDVLTIASGVLGLLGLICQTQNIASPLDKAFYVIGILAGLILVLPKAWRSARTLRPDMNLLMTIAVIGAILIDEWFEAATVAFLFSLSLLLESWSVSRARNAIGSLMDLTPPLARQLLPDGQTAEVDPASISIESVLQVRPGERIPLDGTVTSGISEIDQSPITGESVPVSKQVGDPVFAGTINGSGLLEITTTRPAGDTTLARIIRMVGDASAKRAPSEAWVEKFAAVYTPCVFILAAAIAIVAPLFFNQPWSDWLYRALVLLVIACPCALVISTPVSIVAALTSAARKGVLVKGGVFIEIPARLTAIALDKTGTLTQGKPSVTEITSDSISEEQLLSLAAAIESHSNHPLARAIITAADQRGISVETADDIEIVQGKGAYARIGGKRYWAGSSRFRDEQPYLANSTIAASSTIDSPISDPTIAPSTTTAQQPADAQTVVYVGDEQTTLGRIRLADPVRDEAHAALAELRDAGIQSIHMLTGDNRKTAESIAKLVGITEIHAELLPEDKVAAVQSLVRQHAAVAMIGDGINDAPALATATLGIAMGTAGSDAAIETADIALMSDDLRLLPWLRRHSQRTLRIIRQNIVFALTIKLIFVALTFFGYASLWAAIAADTGASLLVIFNALRLLRS, encoded by the coding sequence ATGCCCCATCCACAAACTCTGCAACGCAAGATCCATGGTCTCGATTGCGTGGAAGAAGTCAGCATGCTCAAAAGAGAACTGGTGCCGCTGCTAGGCGGTGACGAGCGACTCTCCTTCGACCTGCTCAACGCCAAACTCACCATCGACCTAACCGGCTCATCAACAAGCCAAACCGAGATCCAGGCTGCGATTGATCGGACGGGCCTGCGGTCAGAACCTTGGAATGACAGCGGCGACCGGGACGACGCGAACACCGACATCCCGTGGTATCACCGGCGAGACGTTCTGACGATCGCCAGCGGCGTGCTTGGCCTTCTCGGTCTCATTTGCCAAACGCAAAACATTGCTTCCCCGCTGGATAAAGCGTTCTACGTCATCGGGATACTCGCTGGCTTGATTCTCGTCCTGCCCAAAGCGTGGCGGTCCGCTCGCACACTCCGCCCCGACATGAACCTCTTGATGACGATCGCGGTCATCGGTGCAATCCTGATCGACGAATGGTTCGAAGCCGCCACGGTTGCTTTCCTCTTTTCACTCTCGTTGCTACTTGAGTCCTGGAGCGTCTCTCGTGCTCGTAACGCGATCGGCTCGCTGATGGACCTGACACCACCACTGGCCCGGCAACTTCTTCCCGATGGACAAACCGCCGAGGTGGATCCCGCCTCGATCTCCATCGAATCCGTCCTCCAAGTCCGACCCGGTGAACGCATCCCCCTGGACGGCACCGTCACCTCGGGGATCAGCGAGATCGACCAGTCCCCGATCACCGGGGAAAGCGTTCCCGTTTCCAAACAAGTCGGCGACCCTGTCTTCGCTGGAACAATCAATGGATCCGGTCTGCTCGAAATCACGACCACGCGTCCTGCCGGTGACACCACGCTCGCTCGCATCATTCGCATGGTGGGCGACGCCAGTGCCAAACGGGCACCCTCGGAAGCATGGGTAGAAAAGTTTGCTGCCGTTTACACTCCCTGTGTCTTTATCTTGGCGGCTGCGATCGCGATCGTTGCCCCTCTCTTCTTTAACCAGCCATGGTCCGATTGGCTTTACCGAGCCCTGGTGCTTTTGGTGATCGCCTGTCCTTGCGCGTTGGTAATATCAACACCTGTCAGCATTGTCGCCGCACTCACCTCCGCCGCCCGCAAAGGCGTTTTAGTCAAAGGAGGCGTCTTCATCGAGATCCCAGCCCGGCTCACCGCAATCGCCCTGGACAAAACAGGCACACTGACACAAGGAAAACCAAGCGTCACCGAAATCACCAGCGATTCCATCAGCGAAGAGCAACTTCTATCACTAGCCGCCGCGATTGAATCACACAGCAATCATCCCCTGGCCCGAGCCATCATCACCGCAGCCGATCAACGCGGGATCTCCGTCGAGACCGCCGATGACATCGAGATCGTCCAGGGCAAAGGCGCGTACGCAAGGATCGGAGGAAAACGATACTGGGCTGGGTCAAGTCGATTCCGTGATGAGCAACCATACCTAGCCAACTCAACAATCGCTGCGTCATCAACCATCGACTCACCGATTTCCGACCCGACAATCGCCCCCTCAACGACCACCGCCCAACAACCCGCGGACGCTCAAACGGTTGTCTATGTCGGCGATGAGCAAACCACGCTCGGACGAATCCGGCTAGCGGATCCCGTTCGCGACGAAGCCCATGCGGCACTCGCCGAACTGCGAGACGCTGGCATTCAATCCATCCACATGCTCACTGGCGACAATCGCAAGACCGCCGAATCGATCGCGAAACTGGTCGGCATTACCGAAATCCATGCAGAATTACTCCCCGAAGACAAAGTCGCGGCCGTCCAATCGCTCGTCCGGCAACATGCCGCCGTTGCCATGATCGGCGATGGAATCAACGACGCCCCCGCCTTGGCGACCGCCACGCTGGGCATCGCCATGGGAACCGCCGGCAGTGACGCCGCGATCGAAACCGCTGACATCGCTTTGATGTCCGACGACCTGCGTCTGCTACCATGGTTGCGAAGACACTCCCAGCGCACGCTGCGTATCATTCGTCAAAACATTGTCTTCGCACTCACGATCAAACTGATCTTTGTCGCCCTGACCTTCTTCGGCTACGCATCCCTCTGGGCCGCCATCGCAGCGGACACCGGCGCGTCCCTGTTGGTCATCTTCAATGCCCTCCGGTTACTTCGCTCTTGA
- a CDS encoding CDP-alcohol phosphatidyltransferase family protein, producing the protein MSLRVSHSLLDPILGPRLKALYPALHIPRWFPPEGIVLIGHLSAILGAIGFAFSTTTWWGGILGCLGVVGNHTADCVDGTHARTTGQCRNGGELLDHFTDPLSFAYILIGLAVAIGRLDFGIAAVCCLFATAVLTNIKAKMTGEFTLATFGPTEFKTALAISGLVLSLGTTTMLGATFAATFAFWGYAAMLVAGIAMLLHQLVISVKEVNQSNAPIDTQEWITREDLNRTASLNNPLAKQSQQVQAQSRRHPSTASFMHRPLDA; encoded by the coding sequence ATGTCCCTTCGTGTATCCCACAGCCTGCTCGATCCCATCCTCGGCCCACGCCTCAAAGCCCTCTACCCTGCCCTGCACATTCCCCGGTGGTTCCCGCCCGAAGGCATCGTGTTGATCGGGCATCTCAGCGCTATCTTGGGAGCCATCGGATTCGCCTTTTCCACCACGACCTGGTGGGGCGGAATACTGGGCTGCCTCGGCGTCGTGGGGAACCACACCGCGGATTGCGTCGACGGCACCCATGCACGCACCACCGGGCAATGCCGCAACGGTGGTGAACTACTCGACCACTTCACTGACCCGCTTAGCTTTGCTTACATCTTGATCGGACTCGCCGTCGCCATCGGCCGCCTCGATTTCGGGATCGCTGCAGTTTGCTGCCTGTTCGCCACTGCCGTACTGACCAATATCAAAGCCAAGATGACTGGTGAATTCACGCTCGCCACGTTCGGTCCCACCGAGTTCAAAACAGCGCTCGCGATATCCGGACTAGTCCTATCACTCGGCACCACCACGATGCTCGGCGCGACCTTCGCCGCCACGTTCGCCTTCTGGGGCTACGCAGCCATGCTTGTTGCGGGCATTGCGATGCTACTGCATCAACTCGTCATCAGTGTCAAAGAAGTCAACCAATCCAACGCCCCCATCGACACCCAAGAATGGATAACCCGAGAAGACCTCAATCGCACCGCCAGCCTCAACAACCCGTTAGCCAAACAAAGTCAACAGGTTCAGGCACAGAGTAGGCGGCATCCCTCGACAGCGTCTTTCATGCACCGACCACTCGACGCTTAA